The genomic stretch TGATGCCCGCCATAACTCCGGGCTTCTGATTTTTGCCATCATTGTCGCCTTTGTGATTCCGGAGGTATTCTCTGTTGGTATGGGAAACGCCAGCAAGCTCAATTTAAGCATCGGCATCAGCATCATTATGATTCTGTTATATGTGGCGGCGCTGTACTTTAAACTTGTCACGCATCGGGGCGTTTATCAGCCGAATAATGCCGCTCAGACTGAAGAAGAGGAAGAGCCAGAATGGTCAGGGAAGGTTGCGACGATTGTCTTGTTTGCGGCAACGATTGTGGTTGCATACATATCCGAAAACCTGGTCCATACCTTTCACTCGGTGGCTGAACAGTTCGGGTGGAGCGAGCTGTTTATTGGGGTCATCATCGTGGCGATTGTAGGAAATGCGGCGGAGCATGCGTCAGCGATTATTATGGCCTTCAAAAATAAAATGGACATTGCTGTTGAAATTGCAGTAGGCTCTACGCTGCAGATCGCTATGTTTGTCGCACCGGTTCTCGTCATCTGTTCTATCTTTTTTCCGACAAGCATGCCGCTTGTATTTACATTGCCTGAGCTCGTCGCGATGGTATCAGCGGTTCTCTTGATGATCGCGATTTCGAATGACGGGGATTCCAACTGGTTTGAAGGGGCGACACTGCTTGCTGCATATGTCATTATGGCGATCGGCTTTTTCCTTCTTTAACCTGAAAAAATGATGGATAACAACAAAGCGGGATGAAAAGACTAAGGGAAAATGCCATAGAAAGAGTGATATGATGAAAAAGCTATTTCATTCCACACTTATTGTGTTGTTATTCTTTAGTTTTTTCGGCGTTCAGCCCATCCACGCGAAAAAGCAGTTTAAGGTTCCTAATTCTGTCGCAAGCATTTCAAAGGAAAACACGTATCCGAATGCTTCACAGGATCAGCCAATGCTTCAGCCGAGCAAGCTGGCAAAGGAATTGCTCGATCATTCTGAGGTAAAGATTGAAAATCCGCATCTCATCAAAATGCTGAATGAATCCAACATATCCGGCACACCGCTTGCAGTAGGGTACCGGGCGACAATATTTCTCGGGAAATGGGCGCTCGGCTATGAATCAAATGAAACAGTCGCAAACTGGGAATATAAAAAAATCAATACAAACCGTGCGGATAACCGCGGCGGGAAAGAAACGGCTGAAATGCATTATGCCCAGGAACAGCAGTACAGAGTGAAGGGCGGCTTGACAGCTAAAGTTCCAAATGCTGAAGATGTCAAAAGCATGATGATGCAAAAAGCAATGAAGAAAACGAACCTCCCGCTTGCATTTGAGACGGTCATCGGGGCTGGCACAAAACGGGATCAGATTTATAAAGTCGCTCCTAAAAAAATCGGTTATCTACATGCATATGCACCGGCTGTGAATGAAAAAGGAAAAGTGACTTACGGAGAAGTGTACTTAGTGCTGAAAGGAAATAAACGAAAACTCGTCGTGAAAAATGTCACGTCACAGGGAATCGGCGCGTGGATTCCGGTTCAAGATCATGTCACGTTTGGCTTTCAGCTTTCCTCACTGCCAAGATAAATAAAAAACTGATTCCAACTCGGAATCAGTTTTTTTGTTTATTGGGTTCTCTCGATTCGGACCGCTTCCTCAAGCATTTGCACATTGTTTTGGTAGAGCTGGCGAACGAGAACCCGTCTTACTGCAAGGCTGGCACTGAAATAATCATCATCTTTCACCATGCCTTTAACCGTAAATTCGACGCCGCGATTGATTTTATTCAATGCGGTGATGCCGTGGATTTGAAACGGTTCTGTCGGATTGCCGAATTCATCCCGCTTCAATGAATCACGAAGCTCTTCATTCAGCATGTCACATGCCTCTTCCAACACGCTGTACACGCGGTCCGGATCTTCTTTAAAGCTGATAAGAAAGGATTCGGTAATCCGCATAAAATCAATATTATAGTTCTCTATTTGTCTGACCTCGCCGTTGCTGATGGTGAGCAGCTTCCCGCTCCATTCCCGGATTTGCAGCGAGCGGAGGCCGATTTCCTCCACTGTCCCGTTGAACAAGTTGTTGACGGTGACATAATCGCCTTTGTGCAGCTGGCGTTCATATATTAAGAATACACCAGCCAGCACATCTTTGATCAGCGATTGGGCGCCAAAACCGATCACGATACCTGCTACGCCCGCCCCGGCCAATATCTTGCCGAAATCATGCACAAATAAAGAAATAACGTAAAAGATAAAACCAATTGTTGCCGTATACTGGGTGACAGAACGGACAAGGCTTTCAATCGTTTTTTCCTTTTTTTCTTCAATAAAGTCCGTCCGTTTAAAAAATAGCTGTACCAGCCGGTTGATGATAAAGACACCGATCCAAAGGATAACGGCAACGAGGAGAATATCGACGATTTTATTTTGAAAAATCTCCGTAAGTGTTTCTTTCATCCGCATCTAACTCCTGGCTTGACGTTTTGTGAAGTCTGTATCCTGATAATAACTGTTTTTGACAAGAACATTCGGTCCGAGGCACCGGACATTCGGGCAGTGGCAACTCAGTTCTTTCGCAAGCTTGGTCTCTCTCCACTTTTCATAGGCGGAAGGGAGGCTGTCCGTCTGAATGTTGCCAAGCGGCGGGGTATCACCGAAATCGGTCACGATAATGTTTCCGTCGAAAATGTTCACATTCAGGCGGGATCGGCCGTCAGGGTCATTTCGCACTGTGACGTTTTTCGCCGCGCGAAGCCGGCGAAGCAGCTTTTGGTCGTCTTCGTCCGGACTGCAGGCATAAAACGGCAGCGTTCCGAACAGCATCCACGTATTTTCATCACGAATATCCAGCAAGCGGTGAATGGCCTGTCTCATCTCTTTCAGGCTGAGGGATTCAAGAGCGCTTGCGAAATCGCTTGGATACATTGGGTGGACCTCGTGACGCTGACATTTCATATCTTCTGTGATTTGGCGGTGAATATGCTCAATATGCGGAAGTGTTCGTTTGTTCAGCATCGTTTCCGCAGATACCATTACTCCGGCATCCACGAGCGTGCGGCTGTTTTCGATCATTTTTTCAAAATAGCGCGCGCGCTGTTCGAAGGTCGGTTTTCTGTCCATCATGGCAAAGCCGATTTCAGCAAAATCTTCAACTGTTCCCCAGTTATGTGAAATATGTAGCACATCGAGATACGGAATGATCCATTCGTACCGCTCGATGTCGAGGGTCAGATTTGAATTAATTTGTGTCCGCACACCCCGTTCATGGGCATATTTCAATAAAGGAACAACATATTCTTTTACTGATTTCAACGAAAGCATCGGCTCTCCGCCTGTGATGCTGATGGATCTGAGGCGCGGGATTTCCTCCAGCCGTTTTAACAGAAGATCTATTGGCAGAGCATTCGGGTCTTTAGGCTGCAATGTATAGCCTACAGCACAATGCTCGCATCTCATATTGCACAGTGTCGTTGTTGTGAATTCAACGTTTGTCAGCTGCATGTCTCCGTATTGGTCAACATCCATATAGGCTTCCCAAGGGTCAAACTCGGGCGTAATCGGACGCAGCTTCGTGTTTTGTGTCATGACTATCTAACTCCTTTATAA from Bacillus subtilis subsp. subtilis str. 168 encodes the following:
- the chaA gene encoding H+/Ca2+ antiporter (Evidence 1a: Function from experimental evidences in the studied strain; PubMedId: 15849754, 16850406, 19543710, 23798403; Product type t: transporter), with protein sequence MNRIFFILVAAGVPLSVIGSLMHWPSAVLFAVYCVTIIALASYMGRATESLSIIAGPRIGGLLNATFGNAVELIISLFALKEGLTGIVLASLTGSVLGNLLLVAGLSFFVGGLKYKRQEFNIHDARHNSGLLIFAIIVAFVIPEVFSVGMGNASKLNLSIGISIIMILLYVAALYFKLVTHRGVYQPNNAAQTEEEEEPEWSGKVATIVLFAATIVVAYISENLVHTFHSVAEQFGWSELFIGVIIVAIVGNAAEHASAIIMAFKNKMDIAVEIAVGSTLQIAMFVAPVLVICSIFFPTSMPLVFTLPELVAMVSAVLLMIAISNDGDSNWFEGATLLAAYVIMAIGFFLL
- the yfkD gene encoding hypothetical protein (Evidence 4: Unknown function but conserved in other organisms; PubMedId: 19543710); translation: MMKKLFHSTLIVLLFFSFFGVQPIHAKKQFKVPNSVASISKENTYPNASQDQPMLQPSKLAKELLDHSEVKIENPHLIKMLNESNISGTPLAVGYRATIFLGKWALGYESNETVANWEYKKINTNRADNRGGKETAEMHYAQEQQYRVKGGLTAKVPNAEDVKSMMMQKAMKKTNLPLAFETVIGAGTKRDQIYKVAPKKIGYLHAYAPAVNEKGKVTYGEVYLVLKGNKRKLVVKNVTSQGIGAWIPVQDHVTFGFQLSSLPR
- the mscC gene encoding mechanosensitive ion channel (Evidence 1a: Function from experimental evidences in the studied strain; PubMedId: 17665170, 18310427, 19252899; Product type t: transporter), whose protein sequence is MRMKETLTEIFQNKIVDILLVAVILWIGVFIINRLVQLFFKRTDFIEEKKEKTIESLVRSVTQYTATIGFIFYVISLFVHDFGKILAGAGVAGIVIGFGAQSLIKDVLAGVFLIYERQLHKGDYVTVNNLFNGTVEEIGLRSLQIREWSGKLLTISNGEVRQIENYNIDFMRITESFLISFKEDPDRVYSVLEEACDMLNEELRDSLKRDEFGNPTEPFQIHGITALNKINRGVEFTVKGMVKDDDYFSASLAVRRVLVRQLYQNNVQMLEEAVRIERTQ
- the yfkA gene encoding putative Fe-S oxidoreductase, radical SAM superfamily (Evidence 3: Putative function from multiple computational evidences; Product type e: enzyme), which gives rise to MTQNTKLRPITPEFDPWEAYMDVDQYGDMQLTNVEFTTTTLCNMRCEHCAVGYTLQPKDPNALPIDLLLKRLEEIPRLRSISITGGEPMLSLKSVKEYVVPLLKYAHERGVRTQINSNLTLDIERYEWIIPYLDVLHISHNWGTVEDFAEIGFAMMDRKPTFEQRARYFEKMIENSRTLVDAGVMVSAETMLNKRTLPHIEHIHRQITEDMKCQRHEVHPMYPSDFASALESLSLKEMRQAIHRLLDIRDENTWMLFGTLPFYACSPDEDDQKLLRRLRAAKNVTVRNDPDGRSRLNVNIFDGNIIVTDFGDTPPLGNIQTDSLPSAYEKWRETKLAKELSCHCPNVRCLGPNVLVKNSYYQDTDFTKRQARS